One Chlorobaculum limnaeum genomic window carries:
- a CDS encoding tetratricopeptide repeat protein, with product MKRLSTLLVLASVSMILPGVPCAAKSSESYYNEALSMHRTGNLNEAVRLYSMAIQSDNRYVMAYQMRAAAWQRLRQFQRAISDYTAVIDLGEPYFQAVGYFNRGVVKNMSGRYAEAIPDFTRAISIDRKMAASFFHRGIARFKTGDSTGSLEDLIQAARLGDPDAVRLLDSTTPDWRQMK from the coding sequence ATGAAGCGTCTTTCGACCTTGCTCGTGCTTGCCTCCGTGTCGATGATCCTGCCTGGAGTTCCATGCGCGGCAAAGTCATCCGAAAGCTACTACAACGAGGCGCTTTCAATGCACCGCACAGGAAATCTCAACGAGGCTGTCCGGCTGTATTCGATGGCCATACAAAGCGATAACCGTTACGTCATGGCCTACCAGATGCGAGCCGCAGCGTGGCAGAGGCTTCGCCAGTTCCAGAGGGCGATCTCCGATTACACCGCAGTCATCGACCTCGGCGAGCCCTATTTTCAGGCCGTGGGCTACTTTAACCGGGGCGTCGTCAAAAACATGAGCGGCCGCTACGCCGAGGCGATCCCCGACTTTACCCGGGCCATCAGCATCGACAGGAAAATGGCCGCCTCGTTTTTCCATCGCGGCATCGCCCGGTTCAAGACCGGCGACAGCACCGGCTCGCTCGAAGATCTCATCCAGGCCGCCCGGCTCGGCGATCCGGATGCCGTGCGCCTGCTCGATTCGACAACGCCCGACTGGAGGCAGATGAAGTAG
- a CDS encoding segregation and condensation protein A codes for MFRISLEEFEGPLDLLLFFIKRDELDIYNIPVSKITGDFIAYIHAMRRLNLEVAAEFIYMASMLMSIKARMLLPRAEPEAGDADEFDPRTELVQRLLEYKRIKEGASELELMALDRERMFPRGYFEELAPAVIDELDEPVNRPTLYHLMLAWQSVLDNMPKERTQNVTDAPVTVEEQSALIMARLGERVQVSFTSLFSELREAIVIVVTFLAVLELCRNRKISVIVKEGVNDFWISQTALAD; via the coding sequence ATGTTCCGCATCAGTCTTGAAGAGTTCGAAGGCCCCCTCGACCTTCTGCTGTTTTTCATCAAGCGCGACGAGCTTGATATTTACAACATTCCGGTCTCGAAAATCACCGGCGATTTTATCGCCTACATTCACGCTATGCGGAGGCTCAATCTCGAAGTGGCCGCCGAGTTTATCTACATGGCGTCGATGCTCATGAGCATCAAGGCGCGGATGCTGCTTCCCCGCGCGGAACCAGAGGCTGGCGATGCTGATGAGTTCGACCCGCGAACCGAGCTGGTGCAGCGCCTGCTCGAATACAAACGGATCAAAGAGGGGGCGTCCGAACTGGAGCTGATGGCGCTCGACCGGGAGCGGATGTTTCCGCGCGGTTATTTCGAGGAGCTGGCGCCTGCGGTGATCGACGAGCTGGACGAGCCGGTCAATCGCCCGACGCTCTACCACCTCATGCTGGCCTGGCAGTCGGTGCTCGACAACATGCCGAAGGAGCGCACGCAGAACGTGACCGACGCTCCGGTGACGGTCGAGGAGCAGAGCGCCCTCATCATGGCGCGTCTCGGCGAGCGGGTGCAGGTGTCGTTCACCTCGCTTTTCAGTGAACTTCGCGAAGCGATCGTGATTGTCGTGACCTTTCTGGCCGTGCTCGAACTGTGCCGCAACCGCAAAATCTCCGTCATCGTCAAGGAGGGCGTCAACGATTTCTGGATTTCGCAGACAGCACTTGCCGATTAA
- a CDS encoding DUF1015 domain-containing protein produces the protein MPEIAPFKGIIYGPDLAGDAARLICPPYDAIPPAMQQELYESSDFNAVRLELPAEPDPYAASSTRLREWLASGVLVQDGEPALYPCFQSFEDEQGVTHTRKGLFVALRLYDFAEEQVLPHERTLSGPKADRLKMFRETGANISSIFGLYADPSRQVDEAISEFAAQHEPLIDATFQGVRNRLWRVTDPALVAAAQSVLAGLKVYIADGHHRYETGLAYRNERAAANPAHTGREPYNYIMTYLANIYDEGLLILPIHRLVHGIELFEPESFIKRLDRWFTVWALPGRSALEEFLETGGSAMVFGIVLPDLVLGISLDPKPSEALSSPVPEALQSLDVVVLHDLVLGQILGISAEAMASQSNLVYVSKMGDVFDAVASGKAQVGMVLRPVRVEQVISVSVSGEAMPQKSTWFYPKVMTGMVFHSLEKEA, from the coding sequence ATGCCTGAAATCGCGCCGTTCAAGGGGATTATTTACGGCCCCGATCTCGCCGGGGACGCTGCCCGGCTGATCTGCCCGCCGTACGACGCCATTCCGCCCGCCATGCAGCAGGAGCTGTACGAGAGCTCCGATTTCAACGCTGTCCGGCTGGAGCTGCCCGCCGAGCCGGATCCCTACGCCGCCTCCTCGACACGGCTTCGCGAGTGGCTGGCGTCGGGCGTTTTGGTGCAGGACGGCGAACCCGCTCTCTATCCCTGCTTCCAGAGCTTTGAGGACGAGCAGGGCGTGACGCACACGCGAAAGGGGCTTTTCGTCGCGCTCCGGCTCTACGACTTCGCCGAAGAGCAGGTGCTGCCCCACGAGCGCACGCTCTCGGGGCCGAAGGCTGACCGGCTGAAGATGTTCCGCGAAACCGGTGCGAACATCAGCAGTATTTTCGGCCTCTATGCCGATCCCTCCCGCCAGGTTGACGAGGCGATCAGCGAGTTCGCCGCGCAGCACGAGCCGCTCATCGACGCCACCTTTCAGGGTGTGCGCAACCGCCTGTGGCGCGTGACCGACCCCGCCCTCGTCGCCGCCGCGCAGTCGGTGCTGGCCGGGCTGAAGGTCTACATCGCCGACGGTCACCATCGTTACGAAACCGGACTGGCGTACCGGAACGAACGGGCAGCGGCGAACCCCGCTCACACGGGGCGTGAGCCGTATAATTATATCATGACTTATCTGGCCAACATTTACGACGAGGGCCTGCTGATTCTGCCAATACACCGTCTCGTGCACGGCATCGAGCTGTTCGAGCCGGAGAGCTTCATCAAGCGTCTCGACCGCTGGTTCACCGTGTGGGCGCTACCGGGCCGGAGTGCGCTTGAAGAATTTCTGGAGACGGGCGGCTCGGCAATGGTGTTCGGAATCGTGCTGCCCGATCTGGTGCTCGGCATCTCGCTCGATCCGAAGCCTTCAGAGGCGCTGTCGTCGCCCGTGCCGGAGGCGTTGCAGAGCCTCGACGTGGTGGTGCTGCATGATCTCGTGCTCGGCCAGATACTTGGCATCTCCGCCGAGGCAATGGCGAGCCAGAGCAATCTTGTCTACGTGAGCAAAATGGGCGATGTGTTCGACGCCGTGGCTTCCGGCAAGGCGCAGGTTGGCATGGTGCTCAGGCCGGTGAGGGTCGAACAGGTGATCTCGGTCTCCGTTTCGGGCGAAGCGATGCCGCAGAAATCCACCTGGTTCTACCCGAAGGTGATGACCGGCATGGTTTTTCACTCTCTGGAGAAGGAGGCATGA
- the tsaE gene encoding tRNA (adenosine(37)-N6)-threonylcarbamoyltransferase complex ATPase subunit type 1 TsaE, producing the protein MRGELLSGSADETREYARRFAAGLQPGDVVCLTGNLGAGKTEFMRGITEAFGCEEQLSSPTFSLMNIYEGSMRGRPVELHHFDLYRIESEKELDSAGFDDYLSGPYLSVVEWGERFASLERRYTRRVHLFIAGESQRKIVIT; encoded by the coding sequence ATGAGGGGAGAGTTGCTGTCGGGTTCTGCGGACGAAACCCGCGAGTACGCGCGGCGCTTCGCCGCCGGATTGCAGCCCGGCGACGTGGTCTGCCTCACCGGCAATCTCGGCGCGGGCAAGACCGAGTTCATGCGCGGCATCACCGAGGCGTTCGGCTGTGAGGAGCAGCTCTCCAGCCCCACCTTTTCGCTGATGAATATTTATGAAGGTTCGATGCGAGGGCGTCCGGTCGAGCTGCACCACTTCGATCTCTACCGGATCGAATCGGAAAAGGAGCTTGATTCCGCCGGGTTCGACGACTATCTTTCGGGGCCATATCTCTCGGTGGTGGAGTGGGGCGAGCGCTTCGCCTCGCTGGAGCGGCGCTATACACGCCGCGTGCACCTCTTCATCGCCGGGGAGAGTCAGCGGAAAATTGTCATAACCTGA